Proteins from a single region of Pongo abelii isolate AG06213 chromosome 17, NHGRI_mPonAbe1-v2.0_pri, whole genome shotgun sequence:
- the SERPINB12 gene encoding serpin B12 isoform X1 — MDSLVAANTKFCFDLFQEISKDDRHKNIFFSPLSLSAALGMVRLGARNDSAHQIDEVLHFNEFSQNESKEPDPCLKSNKQKVLADSSLEGQKKTTEPLDQQAGSLNDESRLVSCYFGQLLSKLDRIKTDYTLSIANRLYGEQEFPICQEYLDGVIQFYHTTIESVDFQKNPEKSRQEINFWVECQSQGKIKELFSKDTINAETVLVLVNAVYFKAKWETYFDHENTVDAPFYLNANENKSVKMMMQKGLYRTGFIEEVKAQILEMRYTKGKLSMFVLLPSHSKDNLKGLEELERKITYEKMVAWSSSENLSEESVVLSFPRFTLEDSYDLNSILQDMGITDIFDETRADLTGISPSPNLYLSKIIHKTFVEVDENGTQAAAATGAVVSERSLRSWVEFNANHPFLFFIRHNKTQTILFYGRVCSP; from the exons ATGGACTCTCTTGTTGCAGCAAACACCAAATTTTGCTTTGATCTTTTTCAAGAGATAAGCAAAGATGATCgtcataaaaacatatttttctctccCCTGAGCCTCTCAGCTGCCCTTGGTATGGTCCGCTTGGGGGCTAGAAATGACAGTGCACATCAGATTGATGAGGTAC TACACTTCAACGAATTTTCCCAGAATGAAAGCAAAGAACCTGACCCTTGTctgaaaagcaacaaacaaaaagtgCTGGCTGACAGCTCTCTGGAGGGGCAGAAAAAAACGACAGAGCCTCTGGATCAGCAG GCTGGGTCCTTAAACGATGAGAGCAGACTGGTCAGCTGCTACTTTGGGCAGCTTCTCTCCAAATTAGACAGGATCAAGACTGATTACACACTGAGTATTGCCAACAGGCTTTATGGAGAGCAGGAATTCCCAATCTGTCAG GAATACTTAGATGGTGTGATTCAATTTTACCACACGACGATTGAAAGTGTTGATTtccaaaaaaaccctgaaaaatcCAGACAAGAGATTAACTTCTGGGTTGAATGTCAATCCCAAG GTAAAATCAAGGAACTCTTCAGCAAGGACACTATTAATGCTGAGACTGTGCTGGTACTGGTGAATGCTGTTTACTTCAAGGCCAAATGGGAAACATATTTTGACCATGAAAACACAGTGGATGCACCTTTCTATCTAAATGCG AATGAAAACAAGAGTGTGAAGATGATGATGCAAAAAGGCCTCTACAGAACCGGCTTCATAGAGGAGGTTAAGGCACAGATCCTGGAAATGAGGTACACCAAGGGGAAGCTCAGCATGTTCGTTCTGCTGCCATCTCACTCTAAAGATAACCTGAAGGGTCTGGAAGAG CTTGAAAGGAAAATCACCTATGAAAAAATGGTGGCCTGGAGCAGCTCAGAAAACTTGTCAGAAGAATCGGTGGTCCTGTCCTTCCCCCGGTTCACCCTGGAAGACAGCTATGATCTCAATTCCATTTTACAAGACATGGGCATTACGGATATCTTTGATGAAACAAGGGCTGACCTTACTGGAATCTCTCCAAGTCCCAATTTGTACTTGTCAAAAATTATCCACAAAACCTTTGTGGAGGTGGATGAAAACGGCACCCAGGCAGCTGCAGCCACTGGGGCTGTTGTCTCGGAAAGGTCACTACGATCTTGGGTGGAGTTTAATGCCAACcacccttttctctttttcattagaCACAACAAAACCCAAACCATTCTCTTTTATGGCAGGGTCTGCTCTCCTTAA
- the SERPINB12 gene encoding serpin B12 isoform X2, whose product MDSLVAANTKFCFDLFQEISKDDRHKNIFFSPLSLSAALGMVRLGARNDSAHQIDEVLHFNEFSQNESKEPDPCLKSNKQKAGSLNDESRLVSCYFGQLLSKLDRIKTDYTLSIANRLYGEQEFPICQEYLDGVIQFYHTTIESVDFQKNPEKSRQEINFWVECQSQGKIKELFSKDTINAETVLVLVNAVYFKAKWETYFDHENTVDAPFYLNANENKSVKMMMQKGLYRTGFIEEVKAQILEMRYTKGKLSMFVLLPSHSKDNLKGLEELERKITYEKMVAWSSSENLSEESVVLSFPRFTLEDSYDLNSILQDMGITDIFDETRADLTGISPSPNLYLSKIIHKTFVEVDENGTQAAAATGAVVSERSLRSWVEFNANHPFLFFIRHNKTQTILFYGRVCSP is encoded by the exons ATGGACTCTCTTGTTGCAGCAAACACCAAATTTTGCTTTGATCTTTTTCAAGAGATAAGCAAAGATGATCgtcataaaaacatatttttctctccCCTGAGCCTCTCAGCTGCCCTTGGTATGGTCCGCTTGGGGGCTAGAAATGACAGTGCACATCAGATTGATGAGGTAC TACACTTCAACGAATTTTCCCAGAATGAAAGCAAAGAACCTGACCCTTGTctgaaaagcaacaaacaaaaa GCTGGGTCCTTAAACGATGAGAGCAGACTGGTCAGCTGCTACTTTGGGCAGCTTCTCTCCAAATTAGACAGGATCAAGACTGATTACACACTGAGTATTGCCAACAGGCTTTATGGAGAGCAGGAATTCCCAATCTGTCAG GAATACTTAGATGGTGTGATTCAATTTTACCACACGACGATTGAAAGTGTTGATTtccaaaaaaaccctgaaaaatcCAGACAAGAGATTAACTTCTGGGTTGAATGTCAATCCCAAG GTAAAATCAAGGAACTCTTCAGCAAGGACACTATTAATGCTGAGACTGTGCTGGTACTGGTGAATGCTGTTTACTTCAAGGCCAAATGGGAAACATATTTTGACCATGAAAACACAGTGGATGCACCTTTCTATCTAAATGCG AATGAAAACAAGAGTGTGAAGATGATGATGCAAAAAGGCCTCTACAGAACCGGCTTCATAGAGGAGGTTAAGGCACAGATCCTGGAAATGAGGTACACCAAGGGGAAGCTCAGCATGTTCGTTCTGCTGCCATCTCACTCTAAAGATAACCTGAAGGGTCTGGAAGAG CTTGAAAGGAAAATCACCTATGAAAAAATGGTGGCCTGGAGCAGCTCAGAAAACTTGTCAGAAGAATCGGTGGTCCTGTCCTTCCCCCGGTTCACCCTGGAAGACAGCTATGATCTCAATTCCATTTTACAAGACATGGGCATTACGGATATCTTTGATGAAACAAGGGCTGACCTTACTGGAATCTCTCCAAGTCCCAATTTGTACTTGTCAAAAATTATCCACAAAACCTTTGTGGAGGTGGATGAAAACGGCACCCAGGCAGCTGCAGCCACTGGGGCTGTTGTCTCGGAAAGGTCACTACGATCTTGGGTGGAGTTTAATGCCAACcacccttttctctttttcattagaCACAACAAAACCCAAACCATTCTCTTTTATGGCAGGGTCTGCTCTCCTTAA